The following is a genomic window from candidate division KSB1 bacterium.
CCCTGCACGTCGTCCAGACCGAGAATCTCGAACCGATCCGCATCCAGGAGCTCGCAGATCTCTCGCAGCTTGTCCCGGTTCCGGGTGGCGACGACGATCCGGGTCTTGGCCGCAGCCATGGAAGCTCAGGCCCCGAACACTTCCCTGCTATTGCACTTGCAGGTCATGACGGTGGAAGCGCGGAACCGCCAGGCCTGCGTCCGATCGTTCTTCTGGGAGGTGATTAGGCGCACGGGTTTCATCACCTCACCGCAGGTGGGGCAACGCTTCCCGAACTCCATGGTCGCCTTCATGACCTTGGTGACGAAGCTTCTGTCCTTCTTCTTGACTTGCTGCATGGGTCAACCTCGCGTAGGGATCCTTCTGGCCACACGCTGCTCTCGATGCGGCCCTAAAAATAGGAAATCTGCGCAAGAATCAAAACGCTTCTTGTGGGAACGATCGACAAGCCGGAAACGAAGGAGGGGACGGCACCGGCGCTTCGGCAGGGGGTCACTTCACCCGCGCCTTCAGCCGCTGGATCTCTCGCTCCAGGCGGCGCACTCGCACCTCCAGGTCGGAAGTCGAACCGCGCGGTCCCTCCCGGGAAGATAGGCTTTCTCCCGAGTTCGCTGCCGACTGCACCGGAATAACAGGACCGCAGCCGCTTTCCACCTCCACGTGGAAATCGCCATCGGCCGGCCTCTCCGTGACTTCGACCAGGGCGCGCACGGTTCTTCCGCCCCGCAACACCGTGAAATCGAGCACCTCCCCCGGACGGGCATCGGAGAGATGGCGCAGCAGTTCCGGAATGCCTTGGGTGCGGTCCGGCCCCACACGGACGATCACGTCCCCGGGCCGAAGCCCGGCCAGCTGGGCAGGGCTACTCGGTGCAACCTCAACCACCCGCACGCCGCGCACCGGCGCCTCCTGCCTCTCCACCGTGAGTCCGACCCAGCCGCGCGTGTCGAGGGCCCGACTCAGAATCATCTCTACCGCCGGCCGGACAATGTGTACCGGGCAGAGCAGAGCTGTCCCCGAGAGCGGGCCTCCGAAGGCCGTTTCTCCCTCTCCACCGGCAGCCACGCCGGCCGTCAGAATCCCCACCAAACGGCCCTGCGAATCGAATGCGGGACTTCCGGTGAGACCCGGGTTCAAAGCCGCCGACACCTGCACCAACCCGTCCGGACGGATCCCGTTCACCAGCCCCAGAGAGACCGACGGCGTGACCCCAAGCGAGTTGCCCACAATGGTCACCCAGGCTCCGGGACGTAGGGGATTCTCCGAGATCACCGCCGAGACGCGCTGTCGACTCCGGACGCGGATGACGGCAATTCCTGTCTGCACATCGCAGCCGACGTATTTCGCCTCCTCCTGGTGCCCATCCGTGAACGACACCCAAATCTTCTCCGCCCCAACGACCACGGTGCTGCGGGTGACCACGTGCCCCAGGGTATCGTACACCAACCCCGAGCCTACGACGTTCAGCTGGACGACCTCACTCGAATCCAGCCCTTCCGCCTCCTCCCGATGCAGAAAGGAGAACAAGGAGGGCCGCACCGGGCTCGCCTGGGCCGCCTTCTGGGAACGGTGGCCCGTCACGGTTACCACGCAGGGCCTTACCGCCTCTACGATGTACGAGATGTCCCGCTCGAGCTTCTCCAGAATTCCGCTGGGCTGAGCGCTTGTACCCACCGGTCCCAAGCTGAGCCCCAGGAACACGCAAGCGGTCACGAGAACCATACCGGAGAAGCCGCGCCGCGTGCAGCCAGCACAGTCCTCTCCATCTCTCATAGGCCTAAACATCTCGATCCGCGCTAAAAGGAAACCCGGTAGATGCGGCTGGCCACGAGTCGAAGCGTTTCCTCCCCGCTGGAGGAATCCGGCAACGCTTCTCTCGCAGGGGCTTCGCGAACCACGGGTCCCTCGCTCTGGAGATCTCTTACCGGGACGCGTTCCACGACGTACTGGACGTGGCGACGAGCCAGAGTCGTGAGCTTCCGGGATTCAGTCCTCAGGCTTTTCTCCACGTTGGCGGCCCGCAATCCGTGATAAGGGATTGGGGATCGTTCGTCAGGACGGAGCAGGACCAGAAGCAGAATTGCCGCGGCCGTGGCCAGCAGACCCCAGGCGGGTACGCGCCCGATCATCGGGAAACCCGCGCTTGGGCGCCGTGCCCTCCGTTCCTCCAGATGGATTCGCGTTCTCAGGGCGACCGTAAATTCAGGGGAGGTCGAAAGGCGAGGTAGGGACCGCAAGGTAGCTTCCAGGACCTTGAGACGTCTCTCCACGCCCCTGCATTCGGGACATTTCCGAAGGTGGGACTCGAGGATGCCCTTCTGTTCTGCGGTGACCTCTCCGTCCAGATACGCCGGGATAAGCTGCTGGTACCTTTCGCAAGGGTCCATAAGCTACCTCGCGCTTGGTCCCCGTGTCCTTCCCGCGGTACGTTTTGCAAACGACAGAGAGGCTTCGCAGGTTCCTTCCCTCCCCCGCTTTGAAGATCCGCTTCTTGAACGTGCGGCCTACTTCTGAAGATCCAGAATTTCCTTCAGGCGGCGCTGGAGGCGGAGGCGAGCGCGGTTCACCCTGCTTTTTACCGTCCCAATCGGGATCCTGAGGATCAGCGCGATCTCCTCGTAGGACAAACCCTGCACGTCGCGCAGGATGATGACCTCGCGGAACTTCGGCGGGAGCCGTTCGATTTCCTTCTGGATGATCTCTTCCTTAAGCGTCCCCTCGACGTCGTCCTCGGGATTGTAGGTGAGGTCGGAGATTTCGTAATCCTTCTCTTCGAAGCCGAGATCGGAGATGGAGAACAACTTCCGCCGCTTCCGCTTGCGCAACTCCGTCTTGGCCAGGTTTCCGGCGATGGTGTAGATCCAGGTGGAGAAGCGGGCCACCCGTCGATAGGCCTTCCGATTGCGGTAAACGCGGAGGAAGGTGTCCTGGACCACATCCTCCGCCTCCTGGCGACTGCCCAGGAAGCGATAGGCGAAGTTCAGGAGCTGGTCTTTGTAGCGCTCCACAATCTGCTCGAAGGCTTCCCGATCACCCTTCTGGAAGCGCTCGATCAGCTCCTCATCACTGGGCTCTATTTTCTTCAGTCCCTTACCGATCATGGACGCTTTTCAACCCGAATTCCGGCGATCGTCTCTGCTTGCCCCCGTAGCCAGACGCTGCAGGCTATTCCACTTCCTCCGGAACCTCCAGCACCTCCGATGGCCGGTCCTTCACCAGACAATACACCAGGAGTTCCAGAATCCTTCGCTTGGTCTGATACGAGAGCTTGAGGGCCAGGTCCGCCTTGCCGAGGGCCTCGAGGGCCCTCTCCCATCGGCCCGCGGGCTTATCGTACAGACTCGCGAACCGACGAAGCCTTCTGACCATCCACTCTCGCTTGTACTTCGGGTCGACCTCAGCGGCGATCTGGGCATCCGTAGCGCCCCGACGCGCCAACCCGCTGACCTGGCAGCCCTGGACAAAAAGGTCCACCAGGGCATTGAGGATGAGGCCCTCCGGCACCCCCAACTCCAGCAGTCGACGGAGAATGGTGAGGCTCCTCGTCAGATCCTGCTCGGCCACGGCGTCCCGAAGGTGGAACACGGTGAATCCGCGCTGGCCAACCACGACGTCCTCGACGTGTTCCGCCGTGATGAGCTCCTCCTCCCCTACACGCAAGGCCAGTTTCTCCATCTCGTTCTCTAAGGCCTGCAAGTCCGGGCCCACCTGGGCGACCAGGAGCTGGGCTGCTTCCGGGAGGATCTTTTTCCGGATCCTGGCGGCTCGTTCCGTAACCCAGTAGACCGCCTCGCTCTCGCTCACGGCGGCAAATTCCACCACCCGCGTGTATCTCTGAAGCACGACGGGAAGGGATAAGCCCCGTTTCGCCCGCGCTTCGGCCTCCTTCTTTTTCTCGCCGGGACCTTCCTGTTCCGCCTCTTCTCGAGACAAACCGCGAGCCGCAAGTCGAATTCCGGGAAGGGGGAAGACCACGACGGTCGAGGCGGAAGGCCTTTGCAAGTACTGGTGCCACACGGCAAGCCCGCTGGGCTTAGTCTTGTCCAGGTCTGTCACCACGAGGAGGCGACGTTCGGCCACCATCGGCCACGTCATGGCCGAGCTTACGATGTCCTGGGCGTCCGCTTCTGCCGCCGAGATCCGCTCCAGGTCCCAGTCCCGAGCCTCCGGAGGCACAAGGTATTCGACCAGTTCCCGGGTGGCCTGCTCCACAAGGAAGCGCTCCTCCCCGCAGAGGGTGTAGGCGGAGGCGAATCGGCCAGCCCGAAGCTGCTCCTCGAACTGCCGAAAGACCTCGAGGGAACCGTCCCTCATCCCCGCGCCTTTTCCCTTCGAACGGCAAACCAGAGAAGGCCGGCGAATCCGCCCCAGTTAGCGGCTAACATGAGCACCATCATCGCGATGGCTTCGGAACTCATTGCCTGCTCCCTTCTCTCAGCGTTCCGACCACAAGATGCCGATTCAGGAGGAGAAGGGCAAGAACTACCAGTCCCCACTGGAACAGGCAGGTGCCCAGGGAGAAGCGGTGGAAGGGATGCCACCAGCCCTGGGGATCATAGCTTGTGGCGGACTGATAGAACCACCAGGCCACCATGGCCGCAAACAGAAGGGGATTGGCTACCGTAATCGCAACGTCGTACCAGCGGCCAATGGGCAGGTCGCGACCCGGAAGATTGATGAACTCGCGCCGGAACTTGCTGGGACCGTACCGGATGACGGCGACGGCAAAGAAGAGGCCGCTCAACATGAGCCCCAGGCCCCATACCCAGTCCTGGTTCTCGAAAATGCCCGCGTTGGACGCGGCGGGGAGGGACAACACGAACCCAGCCGTCAGCAGCACAAGCACCGCTCTGGATCTGGGCACCCCTCGGTCCAGGGCCAGCCGCACCCCGAGCTCGATCATTGAGATAAGAGAGGTGATCGCCGCAATGGCCAAGGCGAGAAAGAAGAGGGCCAGGAACCATCGCCCCAAGGGCAGGTTGCGGAACAGCTCTGGAATCCAGATGAAGGCCATCCCGGTGTTGGCCGGCCCCGATTGCACCACGATCTCGTGGGGAAGGAGCCCGAGGCTTGGCGCAAGGGCAAACACGGCAGGGAAGATCATGAGTCCGGCCAGGAGCGAAGCGCTGTTATCTCCCAGGCCGACAAGAAAGCCGTTCAGCCCGGCGTCTTCGTGCTGGCGCGCGTAGACGGCATAGGTGAGTACAAGGCCCCAACCCGCCCCAGTCGACCAGGCGGATTGGCTCAGGGCCTCCAGCCATACCCGGTGGTCGAGGAGCGCGCGCCAATCCGGGCGGAAAAAGAACTCCAGCCCGCCTACCGCGCCCGGCAAAGTGAGCGCGCGCACCGCTCCCACAACCAGGAGCAGAAACAGCGTGGGCATCAGGATCTTGCTTGCCCTCTCAATGCCCGCCGAAACACCAAAGTACACGATGCCTCCCGCCACGCCATAGGCCAGGAGGGTGAACAGAATCTGCAACCCATGGGCTGAGCTAAAGCGATGCCAGAATTCCAAACTCGGCGCGGTAAGTACGGAGCCGGAAAGCGCCGCCACCAGGTATCGAATGGTCCAGCCGGTGACCACGGCGTAGTAGAGCATGATCGCCAGGCTGCAAAAGGCCACGTACCCTCCCATCCAGCCCCAGCGCGGGCCAAGCAGGCTGGCAAAAGAGCCCACGGTGCCCCGCCTGGTTTTGCGGCCGATGGCAAGCTCCGTAATCAGGAGAGGAACCGACCAAAGGAATAGAAAGAGAAACCACGGCACAAGGAACGCCCCTCCGCCGTTGCGCGCGATCACGCGCGGGAAGCGCCAGATGTTTCCCGTCCCAACCGCCATGCCCAACATCGCCAGCAGCATCCCCCACCGCGAGGTGAATGCGTCGCTCCTGTCCATCTCCCTCTACCCTGTAGCTGTAGCGTCCGTCATCACCCCTGCCCTCTGTCGGTGCGAAAGAGTCCTGTGCGTGAAGCTCGCTCAAGACCTGCTGGCAGCTCGAGACAGCTGTGAACCCGCTCCGAACGCGCGGCGCTCGCGGTGGCGTTCCGCTGCCCTTAGGAAAGCCCGAAGCAGAAGTTGCTGCTCCGGGCTATCAAAATCTCGCTCGGGATGCCACTGAACTCCGAGACAAAACGAGCATGAGGGGAGCTCAACGGCCTCCACAAGCCCGTCCTCGCTCCAGGCCACCGCCACAAGATTCCGACCCAGCTCCTTCACCCCCTGGTGGTGATAGGAATTGACCTCCAACCTCTCCACGCCGAGGAGCGAGCCCAGAAGGCTCTTGCCCTCAACGCGGATCCAATGTCGTGCCGGCGGAGATCCCGATTCCGCCCTGTGGCGAACGGGCCCCCAGTTCGGGAACTCCCCCGCCAGGTCCTGGTAGAGACTCCCGCCGAGGGCAACGTTTAGAAGCTGGAAGCCGCGGCAAATCCCCAGGACCGGCAGGTCGAGCTTCAGAGCCGAGCGGACGAGCTTCGCTTCGAATACGGTACGCTCCGGATCGATGTCCCAGTTTGTGTGCCGGACTGGCTCCCCGTATGCCGCCGGGTCCACGTCGCTGCCTCCGCTCAGGATGAGACCGTCAACCAGTTCCAGGAGAAGTCCTATGTTCTCGTCCTCGGGTGTAGGGGGCAAAGTCACCGCAATGCCTCCCACGCGGCGGACCATCTCCACGTACTCGCAGTTCAGGAAATAGTAGGGCCGCCCGGAAGCCTCGCCTTCCCTGTCGGAGTCCATGGTGATCCCGATGATGGGGCCCTGCACCTGACCGCGTTCCAACGCCCGACCTCCTTACCGTTCCTCCGACGTCGCACCCCTTCCGCCGAAGCCTCAACGATACACGATTGCCCAGACAAGACCCATGGTGCCGAGGGCAAAGCAATAGTAAGCGAAACGGTCCAGTCTTCCACGTCGGACGACCGTAAGAAGCCAGCGCAAGGCCATTACACCGCTTGCGTAAGCCATCACAAACCCCGCGGTGAGAGGCAGGATCTCCCCTCGCCCGAGGGGTCCGTGCGCCAGCTCGAGAGCCTCCAGGGCTGCGGCCCCGAAAATCGCGGGAAGGGCCAGGAGAAACGAGAAGCGTGCCGCTTCGCTTCGTTCGATGCCCAGGTACTGGGCGACGGCGATCGTTGACCCCGATCGCGAGATGCCCGGCAGGATCGCCACAGCCTGTGCCGCTCCCACAAGAAGAGCCCGTAGCCAGCCGAACCTGCCATCGCTTCCGTGCGCCCATCGCGTGCCCATCAGGATCAGGCCCGTGCACAGGAGCAGGAACGAGACGACCGCCGGACTTTCAAACGCGACCTCGATGTCCGACTCGAACACCAATCCCACAACGGCCGCGGGCACGGTGGCGATCAGCACCAGCACCAGGGTGCGGAAGGCCATGTCCTGCTGGTACAGATGTCGCCATGCGGGCGGCCCGGGCCGGCGTGCCGCCCGCCCCACGGCTTCCAACATCGCCGCCACGTCTGCCCAGAACACGGTGAGCACCGCGAAGAAGGTGCCGAAATGCACGAACACCTCATATGCTACGCCGTGCGTGTGGATACCCAAGACCGCCTTGCCAAGTACGAGATGGCCGGAGCTGCTGATGGGCAAGAACTCCGTCAGCCCCTGCGCCAGACCAAGTAGAACAGCCTCCCAGATCGTCAATAGGACCTCCGCCTGCAAGTTAGAAGCCTCTCGGCAGACCTCGGCATCACCCCTTCCGCGCACAGTCGCTCTTGCAATCTACTCGCCCCCCGTTACGTTTGCAAGGG
Proteins encoded in this region:
- a CDS encoding undecaprenyl-diphosphate phosphatase, whose product is MTIWEAVLLGLAQGLTEFLPISSSGHLVLGKAVLGIHTHGVAYEVFVHFGTFFAVLTVFWADVAAMLEAVGRAARRPGPPAWRHLYQQDMAFRTLVLVLIATVPAAVVGLVFESDIEVAFESPAVVSFLLLCTGLILMGTRWAHGSDGRFGWLRALLVGAAQAVAILPGISRSGSTIAVAQYLGIERSEAARFSFLLALPAIFGAAALEALELAHGPLGRGEILPLTAGFVMAYASGVMALRWLLTVVRRGRLDRFAYYCFALGTMGLVWAIVYR
- the holA gene encoding DNA polymerase III subunit delta gives rise to the protein MRDGSLEVFRQFEEQLRAGRFASAYTLCGEERFLVEQATRELVEYLVPPEARDWDLERISAAEADAQDIVSSAMTWPMVAERRLLVVTDLDKTKPSGLAVWHQYLQRPSASTVVVFPLPGIRLAARGLSREEAEQEGPGEKKKEAEARAKRGLSLPVVLQRYTRVVEFAAVSESEAVYWVTERAARIRKKILPEAAQLLVAQVGPDLQALENEMEKLALRVGEEELITAEHVEDVVVGQRGFTVFHLRDAVAEQDLTRSLTILRRLLELGVPEGLILNALVDLFVQGCQVSGLARRGATDAQIAAEVDPKYKREWMVRRLRRFASLYDKPAGRWERALEALGKADLALKLSYQTKRRILELLVYCLVKDRPSEVLEVPEEVE
- a CDS encoding zf-HC2 domain-containing protein encodes the protein MDPCERYQQLIPAYLDGEVTAEQKGILESHLRKCPECRGVERRLKVLEATLRSLPRLSTSPEFTVALRTRIHLEERRARRPSAGFPMIGRVPAWGLLATAAAILLLVLLRPDERSPIPYHGLRAANVEKSLRTESRKLTTLARRHVQYVVERVPVRDLQSEGPVVREAPAREALPDSSSGEETLRLVASRIYRVSF
- a CDS encoding sodium-dependent transporter; protein product: MDRSDAFTSRWGMLLAMLGMAVGTGNIWRFPRVIARNGGGAFLVPWFLFLFLWSVPLLITELAIGRKTRRGTVGSFASLLGPRWGWMGGYVAFCSLAIMLYYAVVTGWTIRYLVAALSGSVLTAPSLEFWHRFSSAHGLQILFTLLAYGVAGGIVYFGVSAGIERASKILMPTLFLLLVVGAVRALTLPGAVGGLEFFFRPDWRALLDHRVWLEALSQSAWSTGAGWGLVLTYAVYARQHEDAGLNGFLVGLGDNSASLLAGLMIFPAVFALAPSLGLLPHEIVVQSGPANTGMAFIWIPELFRNLPLGRWFLALFFLALAIAAITSLISMIELGVRLALDRGVPRSRAVLVLLTAGFVLSLPAASNAGIFENQDWVWGLGLMLSGLFFAVAVIRYGPSKFRREFINLPGRDLPIGRWYDVAITVANPLLFAAMVAWWFYQSATSYDPQGWWHPFHRFSLGTCLFQWGLVVLALLLLNRHLVVGTLREGSRQ
- a CDS encoding S1C family serine protease, with the protein product MRDGEDCAGCTRRGFSGMVLVTACVFLGLSLGPVGTSAQPSGILEKLERDISYIVEAVRPCVVTVTGHRSQKAAQASPVRPSLFSFLHREEAEGLDSSEVVQLNVVGSGLVYDTLGHVVTRSTVVVGAEKIWVSFTDGHQEEAKYVGCDVQTGIAVIRVRSRQRVSAVISENPLRPGAWVTIVGNSLGVTPSVSLGLVNGIRPDGLVQVSAALNPGLTGSPAFDSQGRLVGILTAGVAAGGEGETAFGGPLSGTALLCPVHIVRPAVEMILSRALDTRGWVGLTVERQEAPVRGVRVVEVAPSSPAQLAGLRPGDVIVRVGPDRTQGIPELLRHLSDARPGEVLDFTVLRGGRTVRALVEVTERPADGDFHVEVESGCGPVIPVQSAANSGESLSSREGPRGSTSDLEVRVRRLEREIQRLKARVK
- a CDS encoding sigma-70 family RNA polymerase sigma factor; translated protein: MIGKGLKKIEPSDEELIERFQKGDREAFEQIVERYKDQLLNFAYRFLGSRQEAEDVVQDTFLRVYRNRKAYRRVARFSTWIYTIAGNLAKTELRKRKRRKLFSISDLGFEEKDYEISDLTYNPEDDVEGTLKEEIIQKEIERLPPKFREVIILRDVQGLSYEEIALILRIPIGTVKSRVNRARLRLQRRLKEILDLQK
- a CDS encoding gamma-glutamyl-gamma-aminobutyrate hydrolase family protein, giving the protein MERGQVQGPIIGITMDSDREGEASGRPYYFLNCEYVEMVRRVGGIAVTLPPTPEDENIGLLLELVDGLILSGGSDVDPAAYGEPVRHTNWDIDPERTVFEAKLVRSALKLDLPVLGICRGFQLLNVALGGSLYQDLAGEFPNWGPVRHRAESGSPPARHWIRVEGKSLLGSLLGVERLEVNSYHHQGVKELGRNLVAVAWSEDGLVEAVELPSCSFCLGVQWHPERDFDSPEQQLLLRAFLRAAERHRERRAFGAGSQLSRAASRS